From a region of the Chitinivorax tropicus genome:
- the hemL gene encoding glutamate-1-semialdehyde 2,1-aminomutase has translation MSSNNELLFQRAQTHIPGGVNSPVRAFGSVGGVPRFFKEGKGAYLWDADDKRYIDYVGSWGPAILGHADPDVIHAVKTAAEHGLSFGAPTEAEIEMADLLCGLLPGMDQVRLVSSGTEATMSAIRLARGFTGRDKFIKFEGCYHGHADALLVKAGSGLLTFGNPSSAGVPAAVAADTLVLGYNDVEQLEQTFSKLGTQIAAVILEPVAGNMNLIRPTEAFLSALRRLCTEYGAVLIFDEVMTGFRVGPTCAQGLFGIQPDLTTLGKVVGGGMPLAAFGGRADIMSNIAPLGPVYQAGTLSGNPIAVAAGLVTLKKVTAPGFFTALTAHTQALVEGLTTVAQAAGVSFTAQSVGGMFGLYFADKCPNSYAEVMACDKAAFNRFFHAMLAEGVYLAPSAFEAGFVSAAHTEEDIRQTVKAAERVFSRWQ, from the coding sequence ATGTCGTCAAACAATGAATTGTTATTTCAACGTGCTCAAACACATATTCCTGGCGGAGTGAATTCTCCTGTTCGCGCGTTTGGATCTGTTGGCGGTGTGCCTCGTTTTTTCAAGGAAGGCAAAGGAGCGTATCTATGGGACGCCGATGATAAGCGCTATATCGACTATGTCGGCTCCTGGGGACCGGCGATTCTGGGCCATGCAGATCCAGACGTCATCCACGCCGTAAAAACCGCCGCTGAGCACGGCTTGTCATTCGGTGCACCTACCGAGGCAGAAATCGAAATGGCCGATCTGCTATGTGGTTTATTGCCAGGAATGGATCAGGTGCGCTTGGTCAGCTCTGGCACAGAAGCCACCATGAGTGCAATTCGTCTAGCCCGTGGTTTTACCGGGCGTGACAAATTCATCAAGTTCGAGGGGTGTTACCACGGGCACGCTGATGCATTGCTTGTCAAAGCGGGCTCTGGCTTGTTGACCTTCGGCAACCCAAGCTCAGCAGGCGTGCCCGCAGCTGTGGCTGCAGACACGCTGGTGCTGGGTTACAACGATGTGGAACAGTTGGAACAAACCTTTTCCAAGCTCGGTACACAAATTGCTGCAGTGATTCTGGAGCCTGTTGCAGGCAATATGAATCTGATCAGGCCCACAGAAGCATTCCTGAGCGCACTACGCCGCTTGTGTACTGAATATGGTGCGGTATTGATTTTCGATGAAGTGATGACCGGTTTCCGCGTCGGCCCCACCTGTGCACAAGGCTTGTTTGGCATTCAACCCGACCTGACGACCTTGGGTAAGGTAGTCGGTGGGGGCATGCCCTTGGCAGCATTCGGTGGTCGTGCCGATATCATGTCCAACATTGCGCCTTTGGGGCCAGTCTACCAAGCTGGTACATTGTCCGGTAACCCAATTGCTGTGGCAGCAGGTCTGGTCACCCTTAAGAAGGTGACGGCGCCCGGCTTCTTCACCGCACTGACAGCTCACACCCAGGCACTGGTCGAAGGCCTCACCACCGTTGCACAAGCCGCAGGGGTTTCCTTTACAGCGCAATCCGTGGGGGGAATGTTTGGGCTCTATTTCGCTGACAAGTGCCCAAATAGCTATGCAGAAGTGATGGCCTGCGATAAAGCGGCGTTCAATCGCTTTTTCCATGCCATGTTGGCAGAGGGCGTATACCTCGCACCCTCTGCTTTTGAAGCTGGATTTGTTTCCGCAGCCCATACCGAAGAAGATATTCGGCAAACAGTGAAAGCAGCTGAGAGAGTATTCAGCCGATGGCAATGA
- a CDS encoding acyl-CoA thioesterase produces the protein MTTPHLTQIRVRGYHLDVYQHVNNARYLEFIEEARWAYFEENGVLTKCVAQGLSFIVANININYRRPALLNEALEIRTGIKALNRRSGVLSQVIYLQGTEKLIADAEVTFVLYDVKQEKAIPIDGELLESLTPYVLTA, from the coding sequence ATGACAACACCTCATTTGACCCAGATCCGTGTCCGTGGCTATCACCTTGATGTCTATCAACACGTCAATAATGCACGCTACCTTGAATTCATTGAAGAAGCCCGCTGGGCCTACTTCGAAGAAAATGGGGTGCTGACAAAGTGCGTAGCGCAAGGCTTGTCCTTCATCGTCGCCAATATCAACATCAATTATCGTCGGCCTGCACTGCTGAATGAAGCACTGGAGATCCGAACTGGGATCAAGGCGCTGAATCGTCGAAGCGGTGTGCTATCCCAAGTGATTTATCTGCAAGGAACCGAAAAGCTGATTGCCGATGCGGAAGTGACATTCGTGCTTTATGATGTCAAGCAGGAAAAAGCGATACCAATCGATGGGGAATTGCTGGAGAGCCTGACGCCATATGTGCTGACTGCATAG
- a CDS encoding PAS-domain containing protein — protein MTSFPIFANDLAPLLTLDASSLPSLALMAEHLPCGLTVINDTMHVLICNQRCRQLLGLPSTLFETGPPSFEQIIRFNAERGEYGEGDPDRIVAEWVQLANEHRPHVFERSRPNGIRLEIRGIPLTGGGFVSIYNDITQRNQAIEDSKRYAAYLRTVIESLPQGISVIDEHLNMVLWNKAFFEVLALPESLDRPGVTFEELLWVNANRGEYGPGDPAAQVAQRISLAMQFQPHKFNRTRPDGTELEIVGKPMDVDGQVVGFISTYTDITPYKRAEAAVRHANALMEDAISYSPTYIWELDADGCFVFIKGGEKILGYQAEEMIGNPLSSFLAPEQGIESNAVLSDMKRRRAYKNGELRYQRKDGGIVWVSSNGHPLYDDMDKFIGFRGVDVDITELTQARSELERMAWEDPLTHLANRYRLLDRFELEVDRAHRNRNHLSLLVADIDHFKSINDRFGHLFGDHCLRMVAEKLQQSVRAVDLVSRFGGEEFVVLLPDTNLAGAFKVAEHIRQAIENNPIKHQTPQSSETLKVTISIGIATSLLDQPIQFDDLMGEADEGLYQAKRQGRNRVISLVPPPTT, from the coding sequence ATGACCAGCTTCCCTATCTTCGCCAACGACCTGGCACCGCTGCTCACCCTGGATGCCAGCAGCTTGCCATCGCTTGCGCTCATGGCAGAGCACCTGCCATGTGGGTTGACTGTCATCAATGACACCATGCACGTGCTGATATGCAACCAACGATGCCGCCAGCTACTGGGCCTTCCCAGCACATTGTTTGAAACCGGTCCCCCCAGCTTTGAACAGATCATTCGATTCAATGCCGAACGCGGCGAATATGGAGAGGGTGACCCAGATCGAATTGTGGCTGAATGGGTACAGCTGGCCAACGAGCATCGCCCCCATGTCTTTGAGCGAAGCCGCCCCAATGGCATCAGGCTTGAAATACGAGGCATCCCATTGACTGGTGGCGGGTTTGTCTCCATCTATAACGACATTACGCAACGGAATCAGGCAATTGAGGATTCCAAGCGATATGCAGCCTATCTACGCACAGTAATCGAGTCATTGCCGCAAGGAATCAGCGTCATTGATGAGCACCTGAACATGGTGCTTTGGAACAAAGCCTTTTTCGAGGTGCTGGCCCTACCCGAATCATTAGACAGACCAGGCGTCACCTTCGAAGAACTATTATGGGTCAATGCCAACCGGGGCGAATATGGCCCAGGAGACCCCGCAGCCCAAGTTGCCCAACGCATCAGCTTGGCCATGCAGTTCCAACCCCACAAATTCAACCGAACCCGGCCAGATGGTACCGAGCTGGAAATCGTCGGCAAACCCATGGATGTCGATGGACAAGTAGTCGGATTCATCAGCACCTATACCGACATCACCCCATACAAACGAGCAGAAGCCGCCGTCAGACATGCCAACGCATTGATGGAAGATGCCATCAGCTACTCGCCCACCTATATTTGGGAGCTGGATGCAGATGGCTGCTTCGTATTCATCAAAGGAGGAGAAAAAATCCTAGGCTACCAAGCCGAGGAAATGATCGGCAATCCGCTATCCAGCTTCCTTGCGCCAGAGCAAGGCATAGAAAGCAACGCCGTCCTATCTGACATGAAGCGGCGTCGAGCCTACAAAAATGGTGAGCTCCGCTACCAACGAAAAGACGGTGGAATAGTCTGGGTCTCATCGAATGGTCATCCGCTCTATGACGACATGGATAAGTTCATTGGCTTCCGTGGCGTAGATGTCGATATCACCGAACTGACCCAAGCCCGATCAGAGCTTGAACGCATGGCCTGGGAAGACCCTTTGACCCACTTGGCGAATCGCTATCGTCTACTCGATCGATTCGAATTGGAAGTTGATCGAGCACACCGCAACCGCAATCACTTGAGTCTCTTGGTTGCCGATATCGACCATTTCAAATCCATCAATGACCGCTTCGGCCATCTGTTTGGAGATCATTGCCTACGCATGGTCGCGGAAAAACTTCAGCAAAGCGTTCGAGCCGTCGATCTGGTTTCACGCTTCGGCGGGGAAGAATTCGTCGTACTGTTGCCGGATACCAATCTCGCAGGCGCATTCAAAGTTGCGGAGCACATCAGACAAGCAATTGAAAACAACCCCATCAAACACCAGACACCTCAATCTTCAGAAACCCTGAAAGTCACCATCAGCATTGGCATCGCAACCTCCTTATTGGATCAACCCATCCAATTCGATGACTTGATGGGAGAAGCGGACGAAGGGTTGTATCAGGCAAAGCGCCAAGGTAGAAACCGCGTCATCAGCCTTGTGCCACCTCCTACCACATGA
- a CDS encoding CopD family protein codes for MSYIYLKTLHIIFVISWFAGLFYLPRLFVNHAMVTDSATQAQLSLMEHKLYRFMTLLGVLALGFGCWLWLGYSIKGGWLHAKLVLVLILVAFHLYCGRLIKQFAAGANKHDHKWYRMFNEIPTVTMFIIVFLVVAKPF; via the coding sequence ATGAGCTATATCTACCTCAAAACGCTTCACATCATATTTGTCATCAGCTGGTTTGCGGGGTTGTTTTATCTACCTCGCCTGTTCGTCAACCATGCCATGGTGACAGATTCGGCTACGCAAGCTCAATTGAGCCTCATGGAGCATAAGCTGTATCGCTTCATGACCCTGCTAGGCGTCCTTGCACTGGGGTTTGGTTGCTGGTTATGGTTAGGTTACAGCATCAAGGGTGGTTGGCTACATGCCAAGCTGGTGCTGGTCCTGATCCTGGTCGCATTCCATCTGTATTGCGGCAGACTGATCAAGCAATTCGCTGCGGGTGCCAACAAACATGATCACAAGTGGTATCGCATGTTCAATGAAATTCCAACGGTGACCATGTTCATCATTGTGTTTCTGGTTGTGGCCAAGCCGTTTTAA
- a CDS encoding M48 family metallopeptidase gives MRKLLGTAALSALLLVTGCETVQTTRGGVVGVERKQSMLMGISTNEANQMAAKQYAAELNAAKQKGKLNTDAKTLERLRMIANRLIPQTGEFRPDALKWDWEVNLESSDELNAYCAPGGKIMFYSGLINRLKLNNDEIAAIMGHEMAHALREHGREAMSRAYTQQLGLSVVALTGKVSDQALQLANSAVTVAWQLPNSRENETEADRIGLELAARAGYDPRAAVTVWKKMTSASEGQPPQWMSTHPSHGTRIRDLEDKIPLVMPLYEAAKKP, from the coding sequence ATGCGAAAGTTATTAGGTACAGCAGCCCTGTCTGCATTACTCCTGGTCACAGGTTGTGAAACGGTTCAAACCACACGTGGTGGGGTGGTTGGAGTCGAGCGCAAGCAAAGCATGCTGATGGGCATCAGCACCAACGAAGCCAATCAGATGGCGGCAAAGCAATATGCCGCAGAGCTCAATGCTGCGAAGCAAAAAGGTAAGCTCAATACAGATGCCAAGACGCTGGAACGGTTACGCATGATTGCGAACCGGCTGATTCCTCAGACTGGCGAATTCAGACCCGATGCACTGAAGTGGGACTGGGAAGTCAATCTGGAATCATCCGACGAGTTGAACGCCTACTGTGCGCCTGGTGGGAAGATCATGTTCTATTCAGGGCTGATCAACCGCTTGAAACTGAACAACGATGAAATTGCTGCGATCATGGGCCATGAAATGGCGCATGCTCTGCGCGAACATGGTCGCGAAGCAATGTCCCGTGCCTACACTCAGCAACTGGGGCTGAGCGTGGTTGCCTTGACTGGTAAAGTCAGTGATCAGGCACTCCAATTGGCCAATTCAGCGGTAACCGTCGCTTGGCAATTGCCCAATAGCCGGGAAAACGAAACCGAAGCAGATCGCATTGGCCTGGAGCTGGCAGCCCGTGCAGGTTATGACCCCAGAGCTGCCGTCACCGTCTGGAAGAAAATGACATCCGCCAGCGAGGGCCAACCGCCCCAATGGATGTCAACCCACCCATCTCATGGGACGCGGATCCGCGATCTGGAGGACAAGATTCCACTGGTTATGCCACTTTACGAGGCCGCAAAAAAACCATAA